In one Modestobacter sp. L9-4 genomic region, the following are encoded:
- a CDS encoding serine/threonine protein kinase, protein MRKVLGNRYELRTLLAAGGMGQVWSAEDQLLGRPVAVKVLRSEFTGDEVFLARFRAEAQHAAALSHPNIAAVYDYGEEPVGDTSDEHLAYLVMELVEGESLSVQLARVGRLDADRTVDVLRQTAAALAAAHEAGVVHRDVKPGNVLVRRDGVIKITDFGIAWSAGSVPLTKTGQVVGTASYLSPEQAAGAHATAASDVYSLGMVGYECLTGHRAFDGDNSVTIALRHLRDQPEPLPEDLPVAVRTLIERAIVKDPAQRYPDGAAVVAAVDEVLAGRQLPPVQRTDTQSFWLLPDAGASAVSASAVAPARSGRMGKVLVPLLALLVGAGLAAGVLQTVAPGGETAATAASVDLGPVAPVEQTTGPVQIDPADYLDRPLAAVQAQLEGLGLVVQTEEIPTTSEDPGTVVDVAPLADGTTVVVSYAVAPPTVAAPSSAAPRRSAEQAVQRPTPTREAAPTSTESTRAPVTSAPRTTTPAPGTTSAPATTTSAPAEETTPAATTPSAEPEPTKTSTAPTTGGGTVAPTPSPTTPAPTTDEPGTGSGNGNGQGNGNGNGEGKKDKGGEISAQG, encoded by the coding sequence ATGAGGAAGGTCCTCGGGAACCGCTACGAGCTGCGCACGTTGCTCGCCGCCGGGGGCATGGGCCAGGTCTGGAGCGCTGAGGACCAGCTGCTCGGCCGGCCTGTCGCGGTCAAGGTCCTGCGCAGCGAGTTCACCGGCGACGAGGTCTTCCTCGCCCGGTTCCGTGCCGAGGCCCAGCACGCCGCCGCGCTCAGCCACCCCAACATCGCCGCCGTCTACGACTACGGCGAGGAGCCCGTCGGCGACACCTCCGACGAGCACCTGGCCTACCTGGTCATGGAGCTCGTCGAGGGCGAGTCGCTGTCGGTCCAGCTGGCCCGGGTCGGCCGGCTCGACGCCGACCGCACGGTCGACGTCCTCCGGCAGACGGCCGCCGCGCTGGCCGCCGCGCACGAGGCCGGCGTGGTGCACCGTGACGTCAAGCCGGGCAACGTGCTGGTCCGCCGGGACGGCGTCATCAAGATCACCGACTTCGGCATCGCCTGGTCGGCGGGCAGCGTCCCGCTCACCAAGACCGGCCAGGTCGTCGGCACCGCCTCCTACCTGTCGCCCGAGCAGGCCGCCGGCGCGCACGCCACCGCCGCCAGCGACGTCTACTCCCTGGGCATGGTCGGCTACGAGTGCCTCACCGGGCACCGCGCCTTCGACGGCGACAACTCGGTGACCATCGCGCTGCGCCACCTCCGCGACCAGCCGGAGCCGCTGCCCGAGGACCTCCCGGTCGCCGTCCGCACCCTCATCGAGCGGGCCATCGTCAAGGACCCCGCCCAGCGCTACCCGGACGGCGCCGCCGTGGTCGCCGCCGTCGACGAGGTCCTCGCCGGCCGGCAGCTGCCGCCGGTGCAGCGCACCGACACCCAGAGCTTCTGGCTGCTCCCCGACGCCGGCGCCTCGGCCGTGAGCGCGTCGGCCGTCGCACCCGCCCGCAGCGGCCGGATGGGCAAGGTGCTGGTGCCGCTGCTCGCGCTGCTGGTCGGCGCCGGCCTGGCCGCGGGCGTCCTGCAGACGGTCGCGCCGGGCGGGGAGACCGCGGCCACCGCCGCCTCGGTCGACCTCGGTCCCGTCGCGCCGGTCGAGCAGACCACCGGCCCGGTGCAGATCGACCCCGCCGACTACCTCGACCGGCCCCTCGCCGCCGTGCAGGCCCAGCTGGAGGGCCTCGGCCTGGTCGTCCAGACCGAGGAGATCCCGACCACGTCCGAGGACCCCGGCACGGTCGTCGACGTCGCCCCGCTGGCCGACGGCACCACCGTGGTCGTCAGCTACGCCGTCGCACCGCCGACCGTCGCCGCCCCGTCGTCGGCCGCGCCGCGTCGGTCCGCCGAGCAGGCCGTCCAGCGCCCCACCCCGACGCGTGAGGCCGCGCCCACCAGTACTGAGTCCACCCGCGCACCGGTCACCAGCGCCCCGCGGACCACCACGCCCGCGCCGGGCACGACGAGCGCACCCGCGACGACGACCAGCGCGCCCGCCGAGGAGACCACGCCGGCGGCGACCACACCGTCGGCGGAGCCGGAGCCCACCAAGACCAGCACGGCGCCCACCACCGGCGGCGGCACGGTCGCACCCACCCCCAGCCCGACGACCCCGGCGCCGACCACCGACGAGCCCGGCACCGGTAGCGGGAACGGCAACGGCCAGGGGAACGGCAACGGCAACGGCGAGGGCAAGAAGGACAAGGGCGGAGAGATCAGCGCCCAGGGCTGA
- a CDS encoding competence/damage-inducible protein A: MTARAGIVVTGTEVLTGRVADRNGPWLAEALRALGVDVTAVVVVGDRPGDLTAALGFLAGSGVDLVITSGGLGPTADDLTAAVVGDAQGRPSVLDPELEQRIADVVARLSARRGWHTDPAATAAGTAKQALVPAGATVVEPVGTAPGLVVPVADGRSGPPVLVLPGPPSELQAMWPAAVATDLVRRALAGATELRQSTLRLWGTPESELAATLRRVDDELAGLEVTTCLREGELEIVTRYGPDAAPAYARLREVVEADFGATLFSDGPTLEALVTAALADAGWRVAVGDSCTAGMVTARLTDPAGASAWLLGGVAAYANSAKEQLLDVPAELIAAHGAVSSEVARAMAEGARSRFGADVGIGVTGIAGPGGGTPEKPVGTVHLAVVAPDRVLTRSVVLRGGRDAVRERTTTLVLHLLRELLLAGPPA, translated from the coding sequence GTGACAGCGCGCGCAGGCATCGTGGTGACCGGCACCGAGGTGCTCACCGGCCGGGTGGCAGACCGCAACGGACCCTGGCTGGCCGAGGCGCTGCGGGCGCTCGGCGTCGACGTGACCGCGGTGGTGGTGGTCGGTGACCGGCCCGGTGACCTCACGGCGGCGCTGGGCTTCCTGGCCGGCAGCGGGGTCGACCTGGTGATCACCAGCGGGGGCCTCGGCCCCACCGCCGACGACCTCACCGCCGCGGTGGTCGGCGACGCCCAGGGCCGCCCGTCGGTGCTGGACCCCGAGCTGGAACAGCGGATCGCCGACGTCGTGGCCCGGCTCAGCGCCCGCCGCGGCTGGCACACCGACCCGGCGGCCACCGCGGCCGGCACGGCCAAGCAGGCGCTCGTGCCCGCCGGGGCGACCGTCGTCGAGCCGGTCGGCACCGCACCCGGCCTCGTCGTCCCGGTCGCCGACGGCCGCAGCGGCCCGCCGGTGCTGGTGCTGCCCGGGCCGCCGTCGGAGCTGCAGGCCATGTGGCCGGCCGCCGTCGCCACCGACCTGGTGCGCCGCGCGCTGGCCGGCGCCACCGAGCTGCGCCAGTCGACGCTGCGGCTGTGGGGCACCCCGGAGTCCGAGCTCGCGGCCACCCTGCGCCGGGTCGACGACGAGCTCGCCGGACTGGAGGTCACCACCTGCCTGCGTGAGGGCGAGCTGGAGATCGTCACCCGCTACGGCCCGGACGCCGCCCCGGCCTACGCCCGGCTCCGCGAGGTCGTCGAGGCCGACTTCGGCGCAACGCTGTTCAGCGACGGTCCGACGCTGGAAGCCCTGGTCACCGCTGCCCTGGCCGACGCCGGGTGGCGGGTCGCGGTGGGCGACTCGTGCACCGCCGGCATGGTCACCGCGCGGCTCACCGACCCGGCCGGCGCTTCCGCCTGGCTGCTGGGCGGTGTGGCCGCCTACGCCAACAGCGCCAAGGAGCAGCTGCTCGACGTGCCGGCCGAGCTGATCGCCGCGCACGGTGCCGTCAGCTCCGAGGTCGCGCGGGCGATGGCCGAGGGGGCGCGGAGCCGGTTCGGCGCCGACGTCGGCATCGGCGTCACCGGCATCGCCGGGCCCGGCGGTGGCACGCCGGAGAAGCCGGTGGGCACCGTGCACCTGGCGGTCGTCGCGCCCGACCGGGTGCTCACCCGGTCCGTCGTCCTGCGGGGTGGGCGGGACGCCGTCCGGGAGCGGACGACGACGTTGGTCCTGCACCTGCTGCGCGAGCTGCTGCTGGCCGGCCCGCCGGCGTGA
- a CDS encoding SRPBCC family protein, whose product MTTLTLHATGPVDPAEAWSRYLHPARWSSWSPYITGVDTDAAQITQGVTGRVRGPVGVSVPFLVDEVDTATRRWRWTVQVGPARLTLLHWVTPGPDGGTTTGLRVRGPLPLVVGYAPAALLALHGLVRA is encoded by the coding sequence GTGACCACGCTGACCCTGCACGCCACCGGCCCCGTCGACCCCGCCGAGGCCTGGAGCCGCTACCTGCACCCCGCCCGCTGGTCGAGCTGGTCGCCGTACATCACCGGGGTGGACACCGACGCCGCGCAGATCACGCAGGGCGTCACCGGCCGGGTGCGCGGTCCGGTCGGCGTCTCGGTGCCGTTCCTGGTCGACGAGGTCGACACCGCCACCCGCCGCTGGCGGTGGACGGTGCAGGTGGGTCCGGCCCGGCTCACCCTGCTGCACTGGGTCACCCCCGGCCCCGACGGCGGGACGACGACCGGCCTGCGGGTCCGCGGGCCGCTGCCGCTGGTGGTCGGCTACGCGCCGGCGGCACTGCTGGCCCTGCACGGCCTGGTGCGCGCCTGA
- a CDS encoding NYN domain-containing protein, which produces MTESLVEETGPADGYDQPAEDGVRPPLDLLVWDAPNIDMTLSNVIGARPTAASRPRFDAIAAWFVDGASEPHSEVEAAVFANVPPQHAASLQRWVEALRSFGYGVFARPKLQQDDDIDQSMLDHISVRAHSHDLRRLVVFSGDGRNFAEPLEDLARSGTEVVVVAFSEVAGYAISSELLRFIDIEDVPGAFAVPLDRVRLDALPVDGAWLKPTKSLRDAASAFTARRG; this is translated from the coding sequence GTGACCGAGAGCCTCGTCGAAGAGACCGGACCGGCCGACGGGTACGACCAGCCCGCCGAGGACGGCGTCCGGCCCCCGCTGGACCTGCTGGTCTGGGACGCGCCGAACATCGACATGACGCTGTCCAACGTCATCGGCGCCCGGCCGACCGCTGCCTCGCGGCCGCGCTTCGACGCGATCGCCGCCTGGTTCGTCGACGGCGCCTCCGAGCCCCACTCGGAGGTGGAGGCCGCGGTCTTCGCCAACGTGCCGCCCCAGCACGCCGCCTCGCTGCAGCGCTGGGTGGAGGCACTGCGCAGCTTCGGGTACGGCGTCTTCGCGCGGCCCAAGCTGCAGCAGGACGACGACATCGACCAGTCGATGCTCGACCACATCAGCGTCCGCGCGCACAGCCACGACCTGCGCCGCCTGGTGGTCTTCTCCGGTGACGGCCGCAACTTCGCCGAGCCGCTGGAGGACCTCGCCCGGTCGGGCACCGAGGTCGTCGTCGTCGCCTTCAGCGAGGTAGCCGGCTACGCGATCAGCTCAGAGCTGCTCCGGTTCATCGACATCGAGGACGTGCCCGGCGCGTTCGCCGTGCCGCTGGACCGTGTGCGGCTCGACGCCCTGCCCGTCGACGGTGCCTGGCTCAAGCCGACCAAGAGCCTGCGCGACGCCGCCAGCGCGTTCACGGCCCGCCGCGGCTGA
- a CDS encoding PRC-barrel domain-containing protein — translation MFPAENIRDWRTLNVVDPSGSKIGTLESVYVDTTTDQPFFAAVVTGIIGRHKLTFVPLTDATVAPGHIRVTVSKDLAKNAPSIDTDGELPADAEPDVFSYYGFAYTPGVRRLARR, via the coding sequence GTGTTCCCGGCCGAGAACATCCGTGACTGGCGCACCCTGAACGTCGTCGACCCCAGCGGCAGCAAGATCGGCACGCTGGAGTCGGTCTACGTCGACACGACCACCGACCAGCCGTTCTTCGCCGCGGTGGTCACCGGCATCATCGGTCGGCACAAGCTGACCTTCGTGCCGCTGACCGACGCGACGGTCGCCCCGGGCCACATCCGGGTCACCGTGAGCAAGGACCTGGCGAAGAACGCACCCTCGATCGACACGGACGGCGAGCTGCCCGCCGACGCCGAGCCCGACGTCTTCAGCTACTACGGGTTCGCCTACACCCCCGGCGTCCGGCGGCTCGCCCGCCGCTGA
- a CDS encoding ATP-binding protein: MVGLPGSGKSTWVAGHLAGSHVVVSKDHWPRARHREARQQRVVAELLAEGRSVVVDNTSPSVAERAPLIALAAAAGVPARAVFLDVPVATCRERNEARTGAARVPLVGLHSAAGRLVPPTTAEGLTGVTVVRP; this comes from the coding sequence ATGGTCGGGCTGCCGGGGTCGGGCAAGTCGACGTGGGTGGCCGGGCACCTGGCCGGCAGCCACGTCGTGGTCAGCAAGGACCACTGGCCGCGCGCCCGGCACCGGGAGGCGCGCCAGCAGCGGGTGGTGGCGGAGCTGCTCGCCGAGGGGCGCAGCGTCGTCGTCGACAACACCTCGCCGTCCGTGGCCGAGCGGGCGCCGCTGATCGCACTGGCTGCCGCGGCCGGCGTCCCGGCGCGGGCGGTCTTCCTCGACGTCCCGGTCGCGACGTGCCGCGAGCGCAACGAGGCCCGCACGGGTGCCGCCCGCGTGCCCCTGGTCGGGCTGCACAGTGCCGCCGGCCGCCTCGTCCCGCCGACGACAGCCGAGGGCCTCACCGGGGTGACGGTCGTCCGCCCCTAG
- a CDS encoding ATP-binding protein, with protein sequence MSALVWPSAPVPSEEGDIWRWELPTVHDASRVRMDLRARLAHPSLAARSTEDAREGLLLTFEELSSNALRHGGGSVEAVIHALPTGWLIVLTDGDPDTPPKPAVDRDPAYGGMGLPMVAQLSIDYGWATGPGRKHVWAMLPSGMATAAVPRPRSSSGPAA encoded by the coding sequence GTGAGTGCACTGGTCTGGCCCTCCGCACCCGTCCCCTCCGAGGAGGGCGACATCTGGCGGTGGGAGCTCCCCACGGTGCACGACGCCTCCCGCGTCCGGATGGACCTGCGGGCCCGCCTCGCCCACCCCTCGCTGGCCGCACGGTCCACCGAGGACGCCCGGGAGGGGCTGCTCCTGACCTTCGAGGAGCTCAGCTCCAACGCGCTGCGGCACGGCGGCGGTTCGGTGGAGGCGGTCATCCACGCGCTGCCCACCGGCTGGCTGATCGTGCTGACCGACGGCGACCCCGACACCCCGCCGAAGCCCGCGGTCGACCGCGACCCCGCCTACGGCGGCATGGGCCTGCCGATGGTCGCCCAGCTGTCCATCGACTACGGCTGGGCCACCGGGCCCGGCCGCAAGCACGTCTGGGCGATGCTGCCCTCGGGGATGGCCACCGCCGCGGTGCCGCGGCCCCGGTCCTCCTCCGGCCCGGCGGCCTGA
- a CDS encoding STAS domain-containing protein gives MTLTDGTDAGEVVASVDGELDAAGNPLLQSTLLKALRRAERVLTIDLSGVTFFGSAGVTALVWVSQHPEAADKHVRVVATSRIVTGPLELTGLLARLDVQGMPETPDGPPPATPAEAPESPGPLPR, from the coding sequence GTGACCCTCACCGACGGCACGGACGCCGGTGAGGTCGTCGCCTCGGTCGACGGCGAGCTCGACGCCGCCGGCAACCCGCTGCTGCAGTCGACCCTGCTGAAGGCGCTGCGCCGGGCGGAGCGGGTCCTCACGATCGACCTGTCCGGGGTGACCTTCTTCGGCTCGGCCGGCGTCACCGCCCTGGTGTGGGTCAGTCAGCACCCCGAGGCCGCCGACAAGCACGTGCGCGTGGTCGCCACCAGCCGCATCGTCACCGGCCCGCTCGAGCTCACCGGACTGCTGGCGCGCCTCGACGTCCAGGGCATGCCCGAGACGCCCGACGGACCTCCGCCGGCGACCCCGGCCGAGGCGCCGGAGAGCCCGGGTCCGCTCCCCCGCTGA
- a CDS encoding nucleoside hydrolase has protein sequence MADTPAPVPLVVDTDPGIDDALALLLALASPEVDLQLVTTVHGNVDLAQTTENALRVLHLAGRSDVPVAAGARSSLVVPLPRRAGHVHGAAGLGGVVLPPSPASVDPRPAVVALAELLLASERPVTVAAIGPLTNIALLVSVYPDAAARIGRLVVMGGSAGRGGNVTAAAEFNVWADPEAAAVVFAAGLPTVLVGLDVTLPTVLTEAGIARFAAAGPIGAQAAAVLRQYLDHARNSYGIDGVAVHDALALTEAIVPGTLRTVRRDVVVDTGPGAGRGQTLVDRRAPSTADTAVAVAEDVDSEAAVEFLVQRLSALD, from the coding sequence GTGGCAGACACCCCCGCTCCCGTGCCCCTGGTCGTCGACACCGACCCCGGCATCGACGACGCCCTGGCGCTGCTGCTCGCGCTCGCCAGCCCGGAGGTCGACCTGCAGCTGGTGACCACCGTGCACGGCAACGTCGACCTGGCCCAGACCACGGAGAACGCGCTGCGGGTGCTGCACCTGGCCGGGCGCTCCGACGTCCCGGTGGCCGCGGGGGCCCGCAGCTCACTGGTGGTGCCGCTGCCCCGCCGAGCCGGGCACGTGCACGGCGCGGCCGGGCTGGGCGGCGTCGTCCTGCCGCCCTCGCCGGCGTCGGTCGACCCGCGGCCGGCCGTGGTGGCGCTGGCCGAGCTGCTGCTGGCCAGCGAGCGGCCGGTCACCGTCGCCGCGATCGGGCCGCTGACCAACATCGCCCTCCTCGTGTCCGTGTACCCCGACGCCGCCGCCCGGATCGGCCGGCTGGTGGTCATGGGCGGCTCGGCGGGCCGTGGCGGCAACGTGACGGCGGCCGCGGAGTTCAACGTGTGGGCCGACCCCGAGGCCGCCGCCGTGGTGTTCGCCGCCGGGCTGCCCACCGTGCTGGTGGGGCTGGACGTCACGCTGCCCACCGTGCTCACCGAGGCCGGCATCGCGCGGTTCGCCGCGGCCGGGCCGATCGGCGCCCAGGCCGCCGCCGTCCTGCGGCAGTACCTGGACCACGCGAGGAACAGCTACGGCATCGACGGGGTGGCCGTGCACGACGCCCTGGCACTGACCGAGGCGATCGTGCCCGGCACGCTGCGCACCGTCCGCCGGGACGTCGTGGTCGACACCGGGCCGGGCGCGGGGCGCGGCCAGACGCTGGTCGACCGCCGTGCGCCGTCCACCGCCGACACCGCCGTGGCCGTGGCCGAGGACGTCGACAGCGAGGCGGCGGTGGAGTTCCTGGTGCAACGGCTGTCCGCACTGGACTGA